One window of the Enterobacter huaxiensis genome contains the following:
- a CDS encoding putative transporter, whose amino-acid sequence MSDIALTVSVLALVAVVGLWIGNIKIRGVGFGIGGVLFGGIFVGHFADQLGLALSAEMLHFIQEFGLILFVYTIGIQVGPGFFASLRVSGLRLNLFALGIVVMGGLVTAILHKLFDIPLPVVLGIFSGAVTNTPALGAGQQILRDLGIEPGIVDQMGMSYAMAYPFGICGILLSMWLVRVLFRVNVDKEAKDHETTLTNGHMPIKTINIRVDNPNLNNMAIQDVPILNSANIICSRLKRDEMLMVPSPGTLIQHGDLLHLVGQPGDLNNARLVIGQEVDTSLSTRGTDMRVERVVVTNEKVLGKKIRDLQVKERYDVVISRLNRAGIELVASPEASLQFGDILNLVGRPSSIDAVADMVGNAQQKLQQVQMLPVFIGIGLGVLLGSIPLYVPGFPVALKLGLAGGPLIMALILGRIGCIGKLYWFMPPSANLALRELGIVLFLAVVGLKSGGDFIDTLVKGEGISWVGYGIFITAIPLLTVGILARMFAKMNYLTLCGMLAGSMTDPPALAFANNLHATSGAAALSYATVYPLVMFLRIITPQLLAVLFWGMG is encoded by the coding sequence ATGAGTGATATCGCGTTAACCGTCAGCGTGTTGGCCCTGGTCGCTGTTGTTGGCCTGTGGATAGGGAATATCAAAATCCGTGGCGTTGGGTTTGGGATAGGCGGGGTACTGTTTGGCGGCATTTTTGTCGGGCACTTTGCCGACCAGCTTGGGCTGGCGCTCAGCGCTGAGATGCTCCACTTCATCCAGGAGTTCGGCCTGATCCTCTTCGTCTATACCATCGGCATTCAGGTCGGGCCGGGCTTTTTTGCTTCTCTTCGCGTCTCCGGGTTGCGGTTAAACCTGTTTGCCCTCGGCATTGTAGTCATGGGCGGCCTGGTCACCGCAATCCTGCATAAACTTTTCGACATCCCGCTTCCCGTGGTGCTGGGGATTTTCTCCGGTGCGGTCACCAACACGCCAGCGCTGGGCGCGGGGCAGCAAATTCTGCGCGATTTGGGTATCGAACCCGGCATTGTCGACCAGATGGGGATGAGCTACGCCATGGCCTATCCCTTTGGCATTTGCGGCATTCTGCTCTCGATGTGGCTGGTTCGGGTGCTGTTTCGGGTCAACGTCGATAAAGAGGCAAAAGACCACGAAACCACGCTCACCAACGGCCATATGCCGATTAAAACCATCAATATTCGCGTCGATAACCCTAACCTGAACAATATGGCGATTCAGGACGTGCCGATCCTCAACAGCGCTAACATCATCTGCTCGCGCCTCAAGCGTGACGAGATGCTGATGGTGCCATCCCCCGGCACCCTTATTCAGCACGGCGACCTGCTGCACCTGGTTGGGCAACCGGGGGATCTCAACAACGCGCGGCTGGTGATTGGCCAGGAGGTCGACACCTCGCTCTCCACGCGCGGGACGGACATGCGCGTTGAGCGCGTCGTCGTGACCAACGAAAAGGTTCTGGGGAAGAAAATACGCGATCTGCAGGTAAAAGAGCGCTATGACGTGGTGATCTCCCGCCTTAACCGCGCGGGTATCGAACTGGTCGCCAGCCCGGAGGCCAGCCTGCAGTTCGGGGATATCCTCAACCTGGTCGGGCGCCCGTCGTCCATCGACGCCGTGGCGGACATGGTCGGTAACGCCCAGCAAAAACTGCAGCAGGTGCAAATGCTGCCGGTGTTTATCGGCATCGGGCTTGGCGTGCTGCTCGGCTCCATTCCGCTGTACGTGCCGGGCTTCCCGGTGGCGCTCAAGCTCGGCCTGGCGGGCGGGCCGCTGATAATGGCGCTGATCCTCGGGCGTATCGGCTGTATCGGCAAGCTCTACTGGTTTATGCCGCCGAGCGCTAACCTGGCGCTGCGCGAGCTGGGCATCGTGCTGTTCCTGGCGGTGGTCGGGCTGAAATCGGGCGGCGATTTTATTGATACGCTGGTGAAGGGCGAGGGGATAAGCTGGGTCGGTTACGGCATCTTCATCACCGCCATTCCGCTGCTCACGGTCGGAATACTGGCGCGAATGTTCGCCAAGATGAACTACCTGACGCTGTGCGGCATGCTGGCGGGGTCGATGACCGATCCGCCTGCGCTGGCCTTTGCCAACAACCTGCATGCCACCAGCGGCGCGGCGGCGCTGTCATATGCCACGGTCTATCCGCTGGTGATGTTCCTGCGCATTATCACGCCGCAGCTACTCGCGGTGCTGTTCTGGGGGATGGGCTAG
- a CDS encoding MFS transporter produces the protein MVSGFAMPKIWRQIAMDIPVTATKTGRRRYLTLIMIFITVVICYVDRANLAVASAHIQEEFGITKAEMGYVFSAFAWLYTLCQIPGGWFLDRVGSRLTYFIAIFGWSVATLFQGFATGLMSLIGLRAITGIFEAPAFPTNNRMVTSWFPEHERASAVGFYTSGQFVGLAFLTPLLIWIQELLSWHWVFIVTGGIGIIWSLIWFKVYQPPRLTKSITKAELDYIRDGGGLVDGDAPVKKEARQPLTKADWKLVFHRKLVGVYLGQFAVTSTLWFFLTWFPNYLTQEKGITALKAGFMTTVPFLAAFFGVLLSGWLADKLVKKGYSLGVARKTPIICGLLISTCIMGANYTNDPVWIMTLMAVAFFGNGFASITWSLVSSLAPMRLIGLTGGVFNFVGGLGGITVPLVIGYLAQDYGFGPALVYISAVALIGALSYILLVGDVKRVG, from the coding sequence ATGGTGAGCGGCTTCGCTATGCCCAAAATCTGGAGACAGATTGCGATGGATATTCCAGTTACCGCTACAAAAACCGGGCGTCGCCGCTACCTGACGCTGATTATGATCTTTATTACCGTGGTTATTTGTTACGTGGACCGCGCCAACCTTGCCGTGGCATCGGCCCATATTCAGGAAGAGTTTGGCATCACCAAAGCGGAGATGGGCTACGTCTTCTCGGCGTTTGCCTGGCTGTATACGCTCTGTCAGATCCCGGGCGGCTGGTTCCTTGACCGCGTGGGTTCACGTCTGACCTACTTTATCGCCATTTTCGGCTGGTCCGTGGCGACGCTGTTCCAGGGCTTCGCGACCGGGCTGATGTCGCTGATTGGCCTGCGCGCCATCACCGGTATCTTCGAAGCGCCCGCGTTCCCAACCAACAACCGCATGGTAACCAGCTGGTTCCCGGAACACGAGCGTGCGTCTGCCGTCGGCTTTTACACCTCCGGGCAGTTTGTTGGCCTGGCGTTCCTGACGCCGCTGCTGATCTGGATCCAGGAGCTGCTGAGCTGGCACTGGGTGTTCATCGTCACCGGCGGGATTGGCATTATCTGGTCGCTGATCTGGTTCAAGGTTTACCAGCCGCCGCGTCTGACCAAAAGCATCACCAAAGCCGAACTGGACTACATCCGCGACGGCGGTGGCCTGGTGGACGGCGATGCGCCGGTGAAAAAAGAGGCGCGCCAGCCGCTGACTAAAGCGGACTGGAAGCTGGTCTTCCACCGTAAGCTGGTGGGCGTTTATCTGGGCCAGTTCGCGGTGACCTCCACGCTGTGGTTCTTCCTGACCTGGTTCCCGAACTACCTGACCCAGGAAAAGGGGATCACGGCGCTGAAGGCGGGTTTTATGACCACCGTGCCGTTCCTCGCGGCGTTTTTCGGCGTGCTGCTCTCGGGCTGGCTGGCCGATAAGCTGGTCAAAAAAGGCTACTCGCTGGGCGTGGCGCGTAAAACGCCGATTATCTGCGGGCTGCTGATCTCCACCTGCATCATGGGCGCAAACTACACCAACGATCCGGTGTGGATTATGACCCTGATGGCGGTGGCGTTCTTCGGGAACGGTTTCGCCTCTATTACCTGGTCGCTGGTGTCGTCCCTTGCGCCGATGCGGCTGATTGGCCTGACCGGCGGCGTGTTCAACTTTGTCGGCGGGCTGGGCGGGATTACCGTACCGCTGGTCATCGGCTACCTGGCGCAGGACTACGGCTTCGGCCCGGCGCTGGTCTATATCTCTGCCGTGGCGCTGATCGGGGCACTCTCCTACATCCTGCTGGTGGGCGATGTGAAACGAGTAGGCTAA
- a CDS encoding DUF3748 domain-containing protein, whose product MKQITFAPRNHQLTNINTWTPDSQWLAYDVRPSGASFTGETIERVHVSTGEVEVIYRATDGAHVGVVTVHPAQDKYVFIHGPKNPDAGWQYDFHHRQGVITHNGQTSNLDAMDITAPYTAGALRGGSHVHVFSPNGQLVSFTYNDHVLHERDPKLDLRNVGVAAPFGPVNPQGNHPREYPGTFWSVLVSSTTPTPRPGSDEINRAYEEGWVGNDRLAFIGDTLSEKGEKVPELFIVELPQGEQGWKRAGDEPLQGTPATLPAPPAGVVQRRLTFTHKNAYPGLVNVPRHWVRSNPSGTQIAFLMRDENGTVQLWLISPEGGEPRQLTHTESGIQSAFSWHPSGNMLGFVLENRIACCDAQTGEVTFLTSEHAGAPSADAIVFSPDGQFIAWMEETEGFRQLWLTETAKN is encoded by the coding sequence ATGAAACAAATCACCTTCGCTCCCCGTAACCATCAGCTCACCAATATTAATACCTGGACGCCGGACAGCCAGTGGCTGGCCTATGACGTGCGCCCGTCCGGCGCGTCGTTTACCGGCGAAACCATCGAGCGAGTTCATGTCAGTACGGGTGAGGTCGAGGTGATCTATCGCGCCACTGACGGCGCGCATGTTGGCGTGGTGACCGTTCATCCCGCACAGGACAAATACGTCTTTATCCACGGCCCGAAAAACCCCGATGCCGGCTGGCAGTACGATTTTCACCATCGTCAGGGGGTGATTACGCATAACGGTCAGACGAGCAATCTTGACGCGATGGATATCACTGCACCCTACACCGCAGGCGCGCTGCGCGGCGGCAGCCATGTGCACGTCTTTAGCCCAAACGGGCAGCTCGTCAGCTTCACCTATAACGACCACGTGCTGCACGAGCGCGATCCGAAGCTCGATTTACGCAACGTTGGCGTGGCGGCGCCTTTCGGCCCGGTGAACCCACAGGGGAATCATCCACGTGAATATCCGGGCACTTTCTGGAGCGTGCTGGTCAGCAGCACCACGCCGACCCCACGGCCGGGCAGCGATGAGATCAACCGCGCGTACGAAGAGGGCTGGGTAGGTAATGACAGGCTGGCGTTTATCGGCGACACCCTTTCTGAAAAGGGCGAAAAAGTGCCCGAGCTGTTTATTGTGGAACTCCCTCAGGGCGAGCAGGGCTGGAAGCGTGCGGGTGATGAACCCCTGCAGGGAACACCAGCGACCCTGCCTGCGCCGCCGGCGGGCGTTGTGCAGCGACGGCTAACCTTTACCCATAAGAACGCGTATCCGGGGCTGGTGAACGTGCCGCGCCACTGGGTGCGCAGCAATCCGAGTGGAACGCAGATTGCATTTCTGATGCGTGATGAAAACGGTACGGTTCAGCTGTGGTTAATCTCACCCGAGGGCGGCGAGCCGCGCCAGTTAACCCATACGGAGAGCGGTATTCAGTCTGCGTTTAGCTGGCACCCTTCCGGGAACATGCTGGGGTTCGTGCTCGAAAACCGGATCGCCTGCTGTGATGCGCAAACCGGAGAGGTGACGTTTTTGACGTCCGAGCACGCCGGTGCACCGTCTGCAGACGCGATCGTTTTTTCCCCTGACGGGCAATTCATTGCGTGGATGGAAGAGACAGAGGGTTTCCGCCAGCTGTGGCTAACGGAAACCGCTAAGAACTAA
- a CDS encoding YidH family protein yields MKISRLGEAPDYRFSLANERTFLAWIRTALGFLAAGVGLDQLAPEFATPLIREVLALLLCLFAGVLAIYGYLRWLRNEKAMRLKQDLPYTRGLLIISTILLTVAVVVMVLVVYGG; encoded by the coding sequence ATGAAAATTTCCCGCCTCGGTGAAGCGCCGGACTACCGCTTCTCTCTGGCCAATGAGCGCACGTTTTTAGCGTGGATCCGCACCGCGCTGGGCTTTCTGGCCGCCGGTGTCGGCCTCGATCAGCTTGCCCCCGAGTTTGCCACCCCGTTAATTCGCGAAGTGCTGGCACTGCTGCTGTGTCTGTTTGCGGGCGTGCTGGCAATTTACGGCTACCTGCGCTGGCTGCGAAACGAAAAGGCCATGCGCCTGAAGCAGGATCTGCCCTATACGCGCGGTTTACTCATCATCAGTACGATTCTGCTGACGGTGGCGGTCGTGGTGATGGTGCTGGTGGTCTATGGCGGATAG
- the ibpB gene encoding small heat shock chaperone IbpB yields the protein MRNYDLSPLLRQWIGFDKLANALQSTAEQQTFPPYNIEKSDDNHYRITLALAGFRQEDLDIQLEGTRLTVKGTPEKQETETKWLHQGLVTQPFSLSFTLADHMEVSGATFTNGLLHIDLTRNVPEAIAPQRIAISERPALNS from the coding sequence ATGCGTAACTACGATTTATCCCCCCTGCTGCGTCAGTGGATTGGTTTTGACAAACTGGCTAACGCCCTGCAAAGCACCGCTGAGCAACAGACGTTTCCGCCGTACAACATCGAAAAAAGCGACGATAACCACTATCGCATCACCCTTGCGCTGGCCGGTTTCCGCCAGGAAGACCTGGATATCCAGCTTGAAGGCACGCGCCTGACCGTGAAAGGGACGCCGGAAAAACAAGAGACCGAGACCAAATGGCTGCACCAGGGGCTGGTGACTCAGCCGTTTAGCCTGAGCTTTACCCTGGCAGACCATATGGAAGTTTCGGGTGCCACGTTTACTAACGGGCTGCTGCATATCGACCTGACCCGCAACGTGCCGGAAGCCATCGCGCCGCAGCGTATCGCCATTAGCGAGCGTCCGGCGTTAAATAGTTAA
- a CDS encoding YceK/YidQ family lipoprotein produces the protein MMKNVLIKLTTFGGVVLLCGCSSVMSHTGGKEGTYPGTRASAAMISDDDTNWGTKSLVILDMPFTAVADTLLLPWDMFRTDSSVRSRVEKSEQENLATNAIIPPAALPPR, from the coding sequence ATGATGAAAAATGTTCTGATAAAGCTGACGACGTTCGGCGGGGTTGTTTTACTTTGCGGGTGCTCGAGCGTGATGTCTCACACCGGCGGTAAAGAAGGAACATATCCGGGGACGCGCGCCAGCGCGGCGATGATCTCCGATGACGATACAAACTGGGGAACCAAATCCCTGGTCATTCTGGATATGCCTTTTACAGCGGTTGCTGATACGCTCCTGCTGCCGTGGGACATGTTCCGAACGGATAGCTCCGTGCGCTCGCGCGTGGAGAAAAGCGAGCAGGAAAATCTGGCCACTAACGCCATTATCCCACCCGCTGCACTGCCGCCGCGTTAG
- the ibpA gene encoding small heat shock chaperone IbpA has translation MRNFDLSPLYRSAIGFDRLFNHLENNQSQSNGYPPYNVELVNENHYRIAIAVAGFAESELEITAQDNLLVVKGSHTAEQKERTYLYQGIAERNFERKFQLAENIHVKGANLVNGLLFIELERVIPEEKKPRRIEIN, from the coding sequence ATGCGTAACTTCGATCTTTCCCCGCTTTACCGTTCTGCAATTGGTTTTGACCGCCTGTTTAACCATTTAGAAAATAACCAGAGCCAAAGCAACGGCTATCCTCCTTACAACGTTGAACTGGTTAACGAAAACCATTACCGCATTGCGATTGCCGTCGCCGGTTTCGCAGAAAGCGAGCTGGAGATCACCGCGCAGGACAACCTGCTGGTGGTGAAAGGTTCCCATACGGCCGAGCAGAAAGAACGTACCTACCTGTACCAGGGCATTGCCGAGCGCAACTTTGAACGCAAGTTCCAGCTAGCTGAGAACATTCACGTGAAAGGCGCGAACCTGGTTAACGGCCTGCTGTTTATCGAACTGGAACGTGTGATTCCGGAAGAGAAAAAACCGCGCCGTATCGAAATTAACTAA
- a CDS encoding DUF202 domain-containing protein gives MADSRKARREADPGLQPERTSLAWLRTLLGYGALIALAIKHNWHRTGMPFWVSLVVLALVAIILWRYTRSRNLMDVAQNDFVQPKAVRDKFLIALAVLSLSLLFAVTHIQQILQL, from the coding sequence ATGGCGGATAGCCGTAAAGCGCGGCGCGAAGCGGACCCCGGCCTGCAGCCGGAGCGGACGTCGCTGGCCTGGCTGCGCACGCTGCTGGGGTATGGCGCGCTGATTGCCCTGGCGATTAAGCACAACTGGCACCGCACGGGGATGCCATTCTGGGTTTCGCTGGTTGTGCTGGCGCTGGTGGCTATCATTTTATGGCGCTATACCCGCAGCCGTAACCTGATGGACGTGGCGCAGAACGATTTTGTACAGCCGAAAGCGGTGCGCGATAAGTTCCTGATCGCGCTGGCCGTGCTGTCGCTGTCACTGCTGTTTGCGGTAACCCACATTCAACAAATTTTGCAGTTGTAG
- a CDS encoding GntR family transcriptional regulator: MIYKSIADRLRLRLNSSDYNVGSPLPGEKALAQEFGVARMTIRKALDLLVSWGLVERRHGSGTFVSRKDVHHETTNLTGLVEVLRQQGKEVQSKVLQFEVMPAPPAIASQLRIQVDERIYFSRRVRYVDGKPLMLEDSFMPVKLFRSLSLAHLEGSKFDYIEKECGITISGNYESLTPVLADRQLAGYMNLPEQTPLLRITSLSYSDSGEFLNYSVMFRNTSDYQVDYHLRRIHPEDLLAHPPEQHRE, from the coding sequence GTGATCTACAAATCTATTGCCGACAGGCTGCGGCTGCGGCTGAATTCATCTGACTACAACGTCGGCAGCCCGCTGCCCGGAGAGAAAGCTCTGGCCCAGGAGTTTGGCGTGGCGCGGATGACCATCCGCAAGGCGCTGGATCTGCTGGTGAGCTGGGGGCTGGTTGAACGTCGACACGGCAGCGGAACCTTTGTGTCGCGCAAGGACGTTCACCACGAAACCACCAACCTGACCGGGCTGGTGGAGGTACTGCGCCAGCAGGGGAAAGAGGTGCAGAGTAAGGTGCTGCAGTTTGAAGTGATGCCCGCGCCGCCCGCCATCGCCAGCCAGCTGCGGATTCAGGTGGATGAACGGATCTACTTTTCACGACGGGTGCGCTACGTGGACGGAAAGCCGCTGATGCTGGAGGATAGCTTTATGCCGGTGAAGCTGTTTCGCAGCCTCTCGCTGGCGCATCTTGAAGGGTCTAAGTTTGATTACATTGAGAAGGAGTGCGGGATCACCATCAGCGGCAACTACGAGAGCCTGACGCCGGTGCTGGCAGACAGGCAGCTGGCCGGGTATATGAACCTGCCGGAACAAACGCCGCTGCTGCGCATCACCTCCCTTTCCTACAGCGACAGCGGCGAGTTCCTTAATTATTCCGTAATGTTCCGAAACACCAGCGATTACCAGGTGGACTACCACCTGCGGCGCATCCACCCGGAAGACCTGCTAGCCCATCCCCCAGAACAGCACCGCGAGTAG
- a CDS encoding alpha-glucoside-specific PTS transporter subunit IIBC has protein sequence MLSQIQRFGGAMFTPVLLFPFAGIVVGIAIMLRNPLFVGEALTAPDNLFAQIVHIIEEGGWAVFRNMPLIFAVGLPIGLAKQAQGRACLAVLISFLTWNYFINAMGMTWGHFFGVDFSAEPAAGSGLAMIAGIKTLDTSIIGAIAISGIVTAIHNRFFDKPLPVFLGIFQGTSFVVILAFFVMIPCAWLTLLGWPKVQMGIESLQAFLRSAGALGVWVYTFLERILIPTGLHHFVYGPFIFGPAAVEGGIQVYWAQHLQEFSQSTLPLKTLFPEGGFALHGNSKVFGSVGIALALWYTASPENRVKVAGLLIPATLTAVLVGITEPLEFTFLFISPLLFAVHAVLAATMATVMYIFGVVGNMGGGLLDQFLPQNWIPMFHNHASTVFTQIGIGLCFTALYFVVFKTLIERLNLKTPGREESEIKLYSKADYKAARGQTTAPAAASQQVGQAAGFLQALGGAANIESINNCATRLRIALVDMAKTQGDDVFKALGAHGVVRRGNGIQVIVGLHVPQVRDQLESLMKTPSTNEQITLTEAIS, from the coding sequence ATGCTCAGTCAAATACAACGATTTGGCGGTGCCATGTTTACCCCGGTGTTGCTGTTTCCCTTTGCCGGGATCGTGGTCGGAATCGCCATCATGCTTCGCAACCCGCTGTTTGTCGGCGAAGCCTTAACGGCCCCTGATAATCTGTTCGCGCAAATTGTTCACATCATCGAAGAAGGCGGCTGGGCGGTATTCCGCAACATGCCGCTGATTTTTGCCGTCGGCCTGCCGATTGGCCTGGCGAAGCAGGCGCAGGGCCGCGCCTGTCTGGCGGTGCTGATTAGCTTCCTGACCTGGAACTACTTTATCAACGCGATGGGGATGACCTGGGGCCACTTCTTTGGCGTCGACTTCTCCGCTGAACCTGCTGCCGGAAGCGGGCTGGCGATGATTGCCGGTATCAAAACGCTGGATACCAGCATCATCGGGGCGATTGCCATTTCAGGGATCGTTACCGCCATCCACAACCGATTTTTCGACAAGCCGCTGCCGGTCTTCCTGGGGATTTTCCAGGGCACCTCGTTCGTCGTTATCCTCGCGTTTTTCGTCATGATCCCCTGCGCCTGGCTGACGCTGCTGGGCTGGCCAAAAGTACAGATGGGCATTGAGTCCCTGCAGGCGTTCTTACGTAGCGCTGGCGCGCTCGGCGTGTGGGTGTATACCTTCCTGGAACGCATTCTGATCCCAACCGGATTGCACCACTTCGTCTACGGTCCGTTTATCTTCGGCCCGGCGGCGGTTGAAGGCGGCATCCAGGTCTACTGGGCGCAGCATCTGCAGGAATTCAGCCAGAGCACCCTGCCGCTGAAAACCCTCTTCCCGGAAGGCGGGTTCGCGCTGCACGGTAACTCAAAAGTGTTTGGCTCGGTCGGGATTGCGCTGGCGCTCTGGTACACCGCGTCGCCGGAAAACCGCGTCAAGGTAGCGGGGCTGCTGATCCCGGCCACGCTCACCGCCGTGCTGGTGGGCATTACTGAACCCCTCGAATTCACCTTCCTGTTTATCTCGCCGCTGCTGTTTGCCGTCCACGCTGTGCTGGCGGCGACCATGGCGACGGTGATGTACATCTTCGGCGTGGTGGGCAACATGGGCGGCGGCCTGCTGGACCAGTTCCTGCCGCAAAACTGGATCCCAATGTTCCATAACCACGCCTCAACGGTATTCACCCAGATAGGCATTGGCCTCTGCTTCACCGCCCTCTATTTCGTGGTCTTCAAAACGCTGATTGAGCGTCTGAACCTGAAAACGCCGGGCCGTGAAGAGAGTGAAATCAAGCTCTACAGCAAGGCCGACTATAAGGCGGCGCGCGGGCAAACCACCGCCCCGGCGGCGGCCAGCCAGCAGGTTGGGCAGGCCGCCGGGTTCCTGCAGGCGCTCGGCGGCGCGGCAAATATTGAAAGCATCAACAACTGCGCGACCCGCTTGCGTATCGCCCTGGTCGATATGGCGAAAACCCAAGGCGACGACGTCTTCAAAGCTCTCGGCGCCCACGGCGTGGTGCGACGCGGCAACGGCATTCAGGTGATTGTCGGTCTGCACGTACCTCAGGTGCGCGACCAGCTTGAATCGCTGATGAAAACTCCTTCAACAAACGAACAAATCACCCTGACAGAGGCTATATCATGA
- a CDS encoding 6-phospho-alpha-glucosidase, protein MKKFSVVIAGGGSTFTPGIVLMLLANRDRFPLRALKFYDNDGARQETIAEACKIILKEQAPEIEFSYTTDPKAAFTDVDFVMAHIRVGKYPMREKDEKIPLRHGVLGQETCGPGGISYGMRSIGGVLELVDYMEQYSPNAWMLNYSNPAAIVAEATRRLRPNAKILNICDMPIGIEGRMAQIVGLKDRKEMRVRYYGLNHFGWWTSIEDLNGNDLMPKLREYVAKNGYVPPSEDAHTEASWNDTFAKAKDVQALDPDTMPNTYLKYYFFPDYVVAHSNPERTRANEVMDHREKHVFSACRAIIEAGNSAAGELEIDEHASYIVDLATAIAFNTQERMLLIVPNNGAIHNFDADAMVEIPCLVGHNGPEPLTVGDIPHFQKGLMSQQVAVEKLVVDAWEQRSYHKLWQAITLSKTVPSASVAKAILDDLIEANKAYWPELH, encoded by the coding sequence ATGAAAAAATTCTCAGTTGTCATTGCAGGCGGCGGCAGCACCTTCACGCCGGGTATCGTCCTGATGCTGTTAGCCAACCGCGACCGTTTCCCGCTGCGCGCCCTTAAGTTCTATGACAACGACGGCGCGCGTCAGGAGACCATCGCCGAAGCGTGCAAAATTATCCTCAAAGAGCAGGCGCCGGAGATTGAGTTCAGCTACACCACCGATCCCAAAGCGGCGTTTACCGATGTGGACTTCGTGATGGCGCATATCCGCGTGGGCAAATACCCGATGCGTGAAAAAGATGAAAAAATCCCGCTGCGCCACGGCGTGCTGGGCCAGGAAACCTGCGGGCCGGGTGGCATCTCCTACGGCATGCGCTCCATCGGCGGCGTGCTGGAGCTGGTGGATTACATGGAACAGTACTCCCCGAACGCGTGGATGCTGAACTACTCCAACCCGGCGGCGATTGTTGCGGAAGCCACGCGCCGCCTGCGTCCGAACGCCAAAATCCTCAACATCTGCGATATGCCGATCGGCATTGAAGGGCGAATGGCCCAGATTGTCGGCCTGAAGGACCGCAAAGAGATGCGCGTGCGCTACTACGGCCTGAACCACTTCGGCTGGTGGACGTCGATAGAAGATTTGAACGGCAACGATCTGATGCCGAAGCTGCGCGAATACGTAGCGAAAAACGGCTATGTCCCGCCTTCGGAAGATGCGCATACCGAAGCGAGCTGGAACGATACCTTCGCCAAAGCAAAAGACGTGCAGGCGCTGGACCCGGACACCATGCCGAACACCTATCTGAAGTATTACTTCTTCCCGGACTATGTCGTCGCGCACTCAAACCCGGAGCGCACCCGCGCCAATGAAGTGATGGACCACCGCGAGAAGCACGTGTTCAGCGCCTGCCGGGCGATTATCGAAGCCGGTAACTCCGCCGCCGGTGAGCTGGAAATCGACGAACATGCGTCGTACATCGTCGATCTGGCGACGGCAATCGCCTTCAATACCCAGGAGCGGATGCTGCTGATTGTGCCAAACAACGGAGCTATCCATAACTTTGATGCCGACGCGATGGTGGAGATCCCGTGCCTGGTGGGCCATAACGGGCCGGAGCCGCTTACGGTGGGCGATATTCCACACTTCCAGAAAGGGCTGATGAGCCAGCAGGTGGCGGTGGAAAAACTGGTGGTGGACGCCTGGGAGCAGCGCTCGTATCACAAGCTCTGGCAGGCGATTACCCTGTCAAAAACCGTGCCGAGCGCCTCCGTCGCGAAAGCGATTCTGGATGACCTGATCGAGGCCAACAAAGCGTACTGGCCAGAGCTGCATTAA